The Candidatus Denitrolinea symbiosum DNA window CCGCGAATGAAAAGACCGCCATCGGGAATTTCCCGCTGGCGGTCGTCCATCGTGACAAGATACGCGTTTTTGATGAGAAGTGTGTTCATGGTCAATTTGCCCAGTTGTCTGACAAATTTTCCATAGTGTAGCAAAAAAAGAGACGACTGTCAAATTAAATCTTTCGGCATCCTCCCGTCGGTGATAAGATTGGCTCATTGAATTCCCAACAAAGGAGCATACATGGACATCACGACATTTACGCAATCGCTTCAGACCGCGCAGACCGACGCGGTCCTTGTGGACGTGACGGAGGACGCGTCCGCGCTGACGGGCGCGGCGGGCGCGCTCGACCAGGCGCTTGGCGGCGCCCTCCGCGACCTGCTTCAGACGGGCGACTTCCGCGGCAAGCCGAACGAGACGGCGCTGCTCTACACGCGCGGGGCGATCCCCGCGCCGCGCGTCATTGCCGTTGGACTCGGCAAGGCGGACGAGGTCACGCCCGACCGAATCCGACAGGCGGCCGCGGCGGGGATGAAGAAAGCGCGCGAGTTGGGATGCAGGACCGCCGCCGCGTCGCTTTTCGGCGCGGAGACGGGGCGCGTCGCCGCGGACCTCGCGGCGCGGTCGCTGACCGAGGGCGCGCTGCTCGGCCTCTACCGCTGGCGCGTCAACCACACCGAACCCGCGGAGCGCGCCGACCCTGAGAGTCTGTCGCTGGCGGCCGATCCCGCCCAGGTTCAGGAGGCGGAAGCGGGCGTCCGCGCGGGCGAGGCCGTCGCCGCGGGAGTCAACCGTGCCCGCGACCTCGTCAACCAGGCGCCGAACGTGATGACGCCCTCCGGCCTGGGCGCGGCCGCCGAAGCGATGTCGAAAGAGGCGGGGGTGAAGTGCACCGTCCACGATCTGGAGTGGATCCGCGATCAGAGAATGAACGCGTTCCTGGCGGTGGGGCAGGGGTCGGCCAACCCGCCGAGGTTCATCGAGATGGAATATCGCGGCTCCGAGGCCGCGCCGATCGTCTTCGTCGGCAAGGGCGTCACGTTTGATTCTGGCGGAATCAGCATCAAGCCCGGCGAGGGGATGGAAGACATGCGCAGCGACATGGCCGGCGCGGCGGCGGTGATCGGCGCGCTGGAAGCGATCGCCAAAATGAAACTGCCCGTCCATGTGGTGGGGCTGATCGCGGCCACCGAAAACTTGCCCAGCGGGACGGCGTATCGCCCCGCGGACGTGATCGTCTCTCGAAAAGGTACGACCATCGAGGTCGTCAACACCGACGCGGAGGGACGCATGACCCTCGCCGACGCGCTGGATTACGCGTCCGAATTCAAGCCGCAGGCCGTGATCGACCTCGCCACGTTGACGGGCGCGTGCGTCGTCGCGCTCGGCGAGAACGTGGCCGCAGGCTACTTCTGCAACGACGAGTCGCTGGCGCAAAAAGTGGAGGAGGCGGCCAAATCTTCTGCTGAAAAATTGTGGCGGCTGCCGCTCTATCCCGATTACCACGAGAGAATTAAGACCGACTACGCCGACATCAAGAACACGGGCAACCGCTTCGGCGGCGTGGGGACCAGCGCGGCCTTCCTCGAAGTGTTCACGTCCTATCCGTGGGCGCATTGGGACATCGCGGGCATGGCGCAGGATAAGACCGGCGCGAGCCCGCTCCAGCCGTTTTCGCATCCCGCGTACTCCGCCCGCGGCGCGACGGGATTCGGCGTGAGGGCGCTGGTGAGCCTCGCGCAGAATTGGAAATAGCGCGGAGGATGAATTTGACGGATCACAAACCCGAGGCGTTCATTGCCCATTTCGAATCCCGCCTTCCCGCCGCGCTGCGGAAGACGCTGCGGCGGCTCGATTCTCCCTTTGCCATTCAGCAATACCTGGACTCGATGCCCTATGTCGGCGAGGAGCGCGACCGATCTCCGTTGAACGTGATGCTCGACAATCAAAGTCACTGCCTCGACGGGGGATTCCTGGCCGCGCTCTGCCTGTGGCGGATCGGGTTCAAACCGCTCCTCATTGATATTGTGCCGTATCCCGGCGAGGACGATGACCACGTCCTGGCGCTGTATCAGATCGAGGGACGCTGGGGCGCGCTGGCGAAGTCCAACTACGTCAACCTGGGATTCCGCGAACCCGTCTACAAGTCTCTGCGCGAACTGGCGATGACCTACTTCGAGCATTACGTCAGCGTCACCCAGCGGAAGGTCTTGCGCGGCTACACGCGTCCGCTCGACGCGTCGCGCTATACCCGTCTCAACTGGGCGTGGGACGAGGAGGGCGCGAACGTCTTGTACTACAAACATTTCTACGGACGCCCGGCCGTCCCGCTTGTGACTCGCAGCATGGCCGCCCGGCTCAGCCGCGTTACGGATAGGAACTACGCCTCCGAGACTCTGTTCACCAATCTGGACGAGTCGTTTGGAAATCGTCCCGACAGCAAATAGCGGATCGTTTTTGGGCGTCCCGTTTCTTTTCCCTCTCTTGCCGCGTTCTTTACCATCTCTTTACGTTGACCTGCTATCCTTTGGGCGTAATCAGGAACAAAACCTGAAATTTCACTCGAAGGAGTATCAACATGAAAAAGACGCTTTTGATCGTCATGGTCGCGGTTTTGGCGCTCGGCGCCTTCGGCGTCGGCGCGGTGTCGGCGCAGGGCGGCAACCCGCCCGCGAATCCGTATGGCTACGGACGCGGCCCAGTGATGGGCGGCGGACGCGGCGGCTACGGTCCCATGCGCGATTACGTGGAAAAGGCCCTCGCCTCCAAACTTGGCCTGACCGAGGCGCAAGTGGAGCAGGAACTGACCGTCAAGCCGATGTACCAGGTCGCGCTCGACCACGGCGTGCAGCAGGCGGACCTCGCGGCCTTCATGGCGGACATCCACAAGACGGCCTCCGCGGCCGCCGTCAAGGATGGCGTCATCACGCAGGCGCAGGCCGATGCCATGCTTCAGCGCATGGCGCAGACTGGCTTCAACTTCGGCAATTGCACGATGGGCGGCGGCTACGGACGCGGCGCCGGGATGATGGGTGGACGCTGGCAGAATCAGAATCCGTAAGCGGCCAGCAGCGCGCGCAACGGAGTCGGGTGGACGAGTTTCGTCCGCCCGACTTTTTGTTTTGGCGGCCGCGGCGCGGGATTCAGATTCGCGTTGCAGGCGATTTTCCGACCTGCTTCGCTGGGGTTTGCAACGGAGGTATACTTTATTTCCCGGTCCCCTGGCGCTTTGGGATGGAACGCGATGAACGCGGATCGGCGCGGTCACGTTCTCGAATTGTACGAAGAAATGGCTCCTTGTTCCGCGCAGTCCGCGCCCTGTTTGTCAGGCGGCTGGTTTATTTTCACATTTCTACGTCAGCACAGGAGATTTATCATGGAACAACGTCTCGATTACAAACTTGCCTCGCCGCGCGCCTTTCAGTCCATGCTCCAGATGGAGCATGGAGTTCACAAAAGCGGATTGGAAGCATCGCTGCTGGAACTGGTCAAGTCCCGCGCCTCGCAGATCAACGGCTGCGCCTGGTGCCTGGACATGCACACCAAAGACGCCCGCGCCCGCGGCGAGACCGAACAGCGTCTCTACCTGCTTTCCGTCTGGCGCGAGTCGCCGTGTTACACGGAGCGCGAACGCGCCGCGCTGGCCTGGACGGAGGCGCTCACCCAGCTTTCCGCCACGCACGACGTGCCGGATGAAGTGTACGAGCAGGCGCGCGCCCAATTCAGCGAAAAGGAGCTGGTGGATCTAACGCTGGCGATCATCGCCATCAACGGTTGGAATCGGCTCAACGTCGCCTTCCGCTCTACGGTCGGGGATTACGTCAGTCCGCATGCGGCGGAGTAGCGGCGCGGGATGCGGGCCGGCGCCTTCCGCGCGGCCCGCATCCGCATTGATCGCCGCGGACGTCGGCCAAGTTCAACCGTGTTATAATTTTTTGCATCGAAAACGAAGCAGGGGCCCCTTCCGTCATCCTCGATCCGATCCCGACGGAGGCGACGGCCTCTGCGCTTGCGGAACAGCTCATGGATAATCGAAAAAGCGATTTTATCGCGGCGCTAAATCTTGTCCGTCGCATTTCGGCGCTTGTGGGAATTGTTCTGATTGCGGCGGGAGAATTTATGATGGTTGCCGCTCCCGTAGTCGACCATAAAACTCCAACCGGCCTCTGGATCTCGATTTTGGGGATTCTGATTTTGCTGGCGGCGTTGTTTCTTAAGACCAGTCCCGCGGCGGAGACGAAACTTTCCCAATTTAAAATGACCCGGAAAGCTTTTGGGCTCCTTCTATCGCTACTCCTGTGCGGATTGACGATCTTTGCGTTTGTGCTGTTCCGAAAATACGGCAATCAAAATTTTATCCCCGTTATTTTGACCTGGCTTGCCAGCGGCCTCATGTACCTTCTCGCTTTCGGGGACATGCGCTTATCCGGCTTGGACCTTCGCTCCTGGTTGAAAAAATACAGGATCGAACTTATCCTGCTCGGCCTGGCCGTCGTGATTGGCGCCGTTTTGCGGTTTTACCAATTGGGGGACGTTCCCGGGGTGATCGACGGCGACGAGGGCTTGATCGGGTTGAACGCGCAATTGACCGCGGATGGAGACCTGTCCAGCCCCTTCTCATTATG harbors:
- a CDS encoding carboxymuconolactone decarboxylase, giving the protein MEQRLDYKLASPRAFQSMLQMEHGVHKSGLEASLLELVKSRASQINGCAWCLDMHTKDARARGETEQRLYLLSVWRESPCYTERERAALAWTEALTQLSATHDVPDEVYEQARAQFSEKELVDLTLAIIAINGWNRLNVAFRSTVGDYVSPHAAE
- a CDS encoding leucyl aminopeptidase, which encodes MDITTFTQSLQTAQTDAVLVDVTEDASALTGAAGALDQALGGALRDLLQTGDFRGKPNETALLYTRGAIPAPRVIAVGLGKADEVTPDRIRQAAAAGMKKARELGCRTAAASLFGAETGRVAADLAARSLTEGALLGLYRWRVNHTEPAERADPESLSLAADPAQVQEAEAGVRAGEAVAAGVNRARDLVNQAPNVMTPSGLGAAAEAMSKEAGVKCTVHDLEWIRDQRMNAFLAVGQGSANPPRFIEMEYRGSEAAPIVFVGKGVTFDSGGISIKPGEGMEDMRSDMAGAAAVIGALEAIAKMKLPVHVVGLIAATENLPSGTAYRPADVIVSRKGTTIEVVNTDAEGRMTLADALDYASEFKPQAVIDLATLTGACVVALGENVAAGYFCNDESLAQKVEEAAKSSAEKLWRLPLYPDYHERIKTDYADIKNTGNRFGGVGTSAAFLEVFTSYPWAHWDIAGMAQDKTGASPLQPFSHPAYSARGATGFGVRALVSLAQNWK